From one Maniola jurtina chromosome 5, ilManJurt1.1, whole genome shotgun sequence genomic stretch:
- the LOC123865479 gene encoding uncharacterized protein LOC123865479: protein MTLKILFFSVFLLFAGIVSARNVTLGNPSEGKLLYHQKFEKIPKPDVTEISRGTINIKDGVITAIVIQDLQGDGRSFVLSGGIGESKVKIELIGERGTGFKFIVDVYGKPSQPSSKLKDLSKDKSDKVDEPKGKSLNPDELSEDKSENPDEGSKNKSDKVDDSKDKSKKPDEVSKDKSEKPSKDKMKLIYTPAEA, encoded by the coding sequence ATGACACTTAAAATTTTATTCTTCAGTGTATTTTTGCTTTTTGCGGGCATAGTTTCGGCTAGAAATGTGACTTTAGGTAATCCATCTGAAGGAAAGCTCCTCTACCATCAAAAGTTTGAAAAGATACCAAAACCAGACGTAACCGAAATTAGCAGAGGTACGATAAATATAAAGGATGGTGTTATAACGGCTATAGTTATTCAAGACCTTCAAGGCGATGGCCGTAGTTTTGTCTTATCTGGCGGGATTGGTGAGAGTAAAGTAAAGATTGAATTGATTGGAGAGCGTGGTACGGGATTCAAGTTCATCGTTGATGTTTACGGTAAGCCCAGTCAACCATCATCAAAATTAAAAGATTTGTCAAAAGATAAATCAGATAAAGTTGATGAACCCAAAGGTAAATCTTTAAACCCGGATGAACTGTCCGAAGATAAATCAGAAAACCCTGATGAAGGATCAAAAAATAAATCAGACAAAGTTGATGATTCcaaagataaatcaaaaaaaccCGATGAAGTGTCAAAAGATAAATCAGAGAAACCATCAAAAGATAAGatgaaattaatttatactCCTGCTGAAGCTTAA
- the LOC123865459 gene encoding cytochrome P450 6B5-like isoform X2, protein MLPVLLFICFTLLALIYINGIYNENYWRKRGVAFDRKNKVMGVFWDFLTKRRALFELFYDIYKEYPNEPAVGIGSIVTPSLYIRDPINIQHVLTSDFNSFSHRGFDPNEGDILSGNILFLNGPKWKLVRQSMSPLFTSAKLKSMYYIMDKSAQDFVRYLKDNPKFMKGDMFNTLSTFCSAAICASVFGVTTKSVFDSPFLDIARRSTSASLKRNVKFTIASLSESLFKMLDLHIFKEFENFFITAIKQVIHQRKVENVKKYDFADICVSLQKQGMLKDMDSGLELEPTDELLAAQAFFFLIAGVEPTASAMLATLMEVGKHTDVQKRLQKEIDEAFDKHGNDISYDVVANMEYLDMVTCEAMRLNPSIGFLARKCVKDTVLPTGNIKVDKGTNITLPIYELHHDPKYHPDPEIFNPERFSVENRKKMLDITYMPFGKGNRNCVGMRYAQLQAKSGLVQLLRNFSVNTNILEGGVKHRKELFQVKISNVDIELIPRRYN, encoded by the exons ATGTTGCCAGTGTTACTCTTTATTTGCTTTACACTATTGgctttaatttatataaacgGCATTTACAATGAAAATTACTGGAGAAAACGTGGAGTTGCCTTCGATAGGAAAAACAAAGTTATGGGAGTGTTTTGGGATTTCCTGACCAAGCGTCGAGCGCTTTTCGAACTCTTTTATGATATATACAAGGAGTATCCAAATGAACCTGCAGTGGGAATTGGATCTATTGTAACACCATCGCTGTACATAAGAGACCCTATTAACATTCAACATGTATTGACATCAGATTTCAATTCATTCAGTCACAGAGGCTTCGACCCGAATGAAGGCGACATTCTTTCCGGTAACATTCTGTTCTTAAACGGCCCAAAATGGAAGTTGGTTCGACAAAGCATGTCACCGCTCTTCACATCAGCAAAATTAAAGAGCATGTACTACATCATGGATAAAAGTGCACAAGATTTCGTTCGTTACCTCAAGGACAACCCTAAATTTATGAAAGGAGACATGTTCAATACTCTATCAACATTTTGCAGTGCAGCCATATGTGCTTCTGTATTCGGCGTTACCACGAAATCAGTTTTTGACTCTCCTTTCCTCGATATTGCTAGGCGATCAACAAGTGCAAGCTTGAAACGTAATGTCAAATTCACTATTGCAAGTTTAAGTGAATCCTTATTTAAAATGCTTGATCTCCATATATTTAAAGagtttgaaaacttttttatcaCTGCAATCAAGCAGGTTATTCATCAACGTAAGGTTGAAAATGTTAAGAAGTATGATTTCGCAGATATTTGTGTCTCTTTACAAAAGCAAGGGATGCTGAAAGACATGGATTCGGGGTTAGAGTTGGAACCAACAGACGAGTTACTCGCAGCTCAAGCGTTCTTCTTCCTCATCGCAGGAGTAGAACCTACGGCTTCTGCAATGTTGGCTACGTTGATGGAGGTAGGAAAACACACAGATGTTCAGAAGCGTCTTCAAAAAGAAATCGACGAAGCATTTGACAAGCATGGGAACGATATTTCGTACGATGTTGTCGCTAATATGGAATACCTAGATATGGTAACGTGTGAGGCAATGAGACTAAATCCTTCTATTGGTTTCTTAGCGAGGAAATGTGTTAAAGATACTGTTTTACCCACTGGTAATATCAAAGTTGACAAAGGCACCAATATAACGCTACCTATTTACGAACTACATCACGATCCTAAATATCACCCGGATCCTGAAATATTCAATCCAGAAAGATTTTCGGTAGAGAACAGGAAAAAAATGTTGGACATAACCTACATGCCATTTGGTAAAGGTAACAGAAATTGTGTGGGTATGAGATATGCGCAGTTGCAAGCAAAATCAGGTCTGGTTCAATTATTGCGCAACTTTTCAGTTAATACAAATATATTAGAGGGCGGTGTTAAACATCGTAAGGAACTTTTTCAAGTTAAAATAAGCAATGTAG ATATTGAACTTATTCCAAGGCgatataattaa
- the LOC123865459 gene encoding cytochrome P450 6B5-like isoform X1: MLPVLLFICFTLLALIYINGIYNENYWRKRGVAFDRKNKVMGVFWDFLTKRRALFELFYDIYKEYPNEPAVGIGSIVTPSLYIRDPINIQHVLTSDFNSFSHRGFDPNEGDILSGNILFLNGPKWKLVRQSMSPLFTSAKLKSMYYIMDKSAQDFVRYLKDNPKFMKGDMFNTLSTFCSAAICASVFGVTTKSVFDSPFLDIARRSTSASLKRNVKFTIASLSESLFKMLDLHIFKEFENFFITAIKQVIHQRKVENVKKYDFADICVSLQKQGMLKDMDSGLELEPTDELLAAQAFFFLIAGVEPTASAMLATLMEVGKHTDVQKRLQKEIDEAFDKHGNDISYDVVANMEYLDMVTCEAMRLNPSIGFLARKCVKDTVLPTGNIKVDKGTNITLPIYELHHDPKYHPDPEIFNPERFSVENRKKMLDITYMPFGKGNRNCVGMRYAQLQAKSGLVQLLRNFSVNTNILEGGVKHRKELFQVKISNVDIELIPRRYN; encoded by the coding sequence ATGTTGCCAGTGTTACTCTTTATTTGCTTTACACTATTGgctttaatttatataaacgGCATTTACAATGAAAATTACTGGAGAAAACGTGGAGTTGCCTTCGATAGGAAAAACAAAGTTATGGGAGTGTTTTGGGATTTCCTGACCAAGCGTCGAGCGCTTTTCGAACTCTTTTATGATATATACAAGGAGTATCCAAATGAACCTGCAGTGGGAATTGGATCTATTGTAACACCATCGCTGTACATAAGAGACCCTATTAACATTCAACATGTATTGACATCAGATTTCAATTCATTCAGTCACAGAGGCTTCGACCCGAATGAAGGCGACATTCTTTCCGGTAACATTCTGTTCTTAAACGGCCCAAAATGGAAGTTGGTTCGACAAAGCATGTCACCGCTCTTCACATCAGCAAAATTAAAGAGCATGTACTACATCATGGATAAAAGTGCACAAGATTTCGTTCGTTACCTCAAGGACAACCCTAAATTTATGAAAGGAGACATGTTCAATACTCTATCAACATTTTGCAGTGCAGCCATATGTGCTTCTGTATTCGGCGTTACCACGAAATCAGTTTTTGACTCTCCTTTCCTCGATATTGCTAGGCGATCAACAAGTGCAAGCTTGAAACGTAATGTCAAATTCACTATTGCAAGTTTAAGTGAATCCTTATTTAAAATGCTTGATCTCCATATATTTAAAGagtttgaaaacttttttatcaCTGCAATCAAGCAGGTTATTCATCAACGTAAGGTTGAAAATGTTAAGAAGTATGATTTCGCAGATATTTGTGTCTCTTTACAAAAGCAAGGGATGCTGAAAGACATGGATTCGGGGTTAGAGTTGGAACCAACAGACGAGTTACTCGCAGCTCAAGCGTTCTTCTTCCTCATCGCAGGAGTAGAACCTACGGCTTCTGCAATGTTGGCTACGTTGATGGAGGTAGGAAAACACACAGATGTTCAGAAGCGTCTTCAAAAAGAAATCGACGAAGCATTTGACAAGCATGGGAACGATATTTCGTACGATGTTGTCGCTAATATGGAATACCTAGATATGGTAACGTGTGAGGCAATGAGACTAAATCCTTCTATTGGTTTCTTAGCGAGGAAATGTGTTAAAGATACTGTTTTACCCACTGGTAATATCAAAGTTGACAAAGGCACCAATATAACGCTACCTATTTACGAACTACATCACGATCCTAAATATCACCCGGATCCTGAAATATTCAATCCAGAAAGATTTTCGGTAGAGAACAGGAAAAAAATGTTGGACATAACCTACATGCCATTTGGTAAAGGTAACAGAAATTGTGTGGGTATGAGATATGCGCAGTTGCAAGCAAAATCAGGTCTGGTTCAATTATTGCGCAACTTTTCAGTTAATACAAATATATTAGAGGGCGGTGTTAAACATCGTAAGGAACTTTTTCAAGTTAAAATAAGCAATGTAGATATTGAACTTATACCAAGGCgatataattaa
- the LOC123865484 gene encoding uncharacterized protein LOC123865484, which produces MFIMKKLIFLTYFFRLCLCEPVNYLDGAKPLVEMKEAPVAFNNDRNNEILNPTLFITVKSYYCRARTYEHEELLLFGTKSWTFPPQSVNLTLRYPSENHQYADEVDYVLTGLRVVLHLSGQDAKGFITSGGMYQDHISMTFLFRNLTSLRYQLYLHGMPRNMLNRVTENYTAELDMC; this is translated from the exons atgtttattatgaaaaaactgatttttttaacatatttcTTTCGCTTGTGTTTGTGTGAGCCAGTGAACTATTTGGATGGCGCTAAACCGCTTGTAGAGATGAAGGAGGCACCAGTAGCTTTTAATAATGATAGAAACAATGAAATACTGAACCCTACTTTGTTCATAACGGTCAAATCGTACTACTGCCGCGCTCGAACTTATGAAC ATGAAGAACTCCTTTTATTCGGCACAAAGTCTTGGACGTTTCCACCTCAAAGCGTGAACCTCACCTTACGGTATCCGTCAGAAAAT CATCAATATGCAGACGAGGTAGATTATGTGCTGACAGGACTCAGAGTCGTGCTACATCTCTCGGGGCAGGATGCAAAAGGCTTCATCACCAGTGGGGGAATGTACCag GACCACATAAGCATGACGTTCTTGTTCCGGAACCTCACCAGCCTGCGGTACCAGCTCTACTTGCACGGGATGCCCAGAAACATGCTCAACCGCGTCACCGAGAACTACACCGCTGAGCTCGATATGTGctaa